A section of the Mesobacillus jeotgali genome encodes:
- a CDS encoding 4Fe-4S dicluster domain-containing protein — protein MARYGMVIDTRKCVGCYACRVSCQMQNELPVEESFIKFYEKETGVFPNVKNEIIPVQCQHCEDAPCESVCPTKATYTTEDGIVLVDHEKCIGCKYCMVACHYGARTQDHKTGVVEKCRFCSELVAEGKQPACVTTCISNARIFGDLDDPNSEVSKAIVKLNAKPLRQDLGKAKIYYAR, from the coding sequence ATGGCACGCTATGGAATGGTAATAGACACTAGGAAATGTGTCGGCTGTTATGCATGCCGGGTAAGCTGCCAGATGCAGAATGAGCTTCCGGTGGAAGAGTCTTTTATTAAGTTTTATGAAAAAGAAACAGGTGTTTTCCCGAACGTCAAGAATGAAATCATCCCGGTTCAATGCCAGCATTGTGAGGATGCTCCCTGTGAAAGTGTATGTCCAACAAAAGCAACCTACACGACAGAAGATGGCATCGTACTCGTAGACCATGAAAAATGTATAGGGTGCAAATATTGCATGGTTGCTTGCCATTACGGGGCCAGGACGCAGGATCACAAGACAGGGGTAGTGGAAAAATGCCGCTTCTGTTCAGAACTGGTGGCGGAAGGAAAGCAGCCAGCCTGTGTCACTACTTGTATCAGCAATGCCCGGATTTTCGGCGACCTTGATGATCCGAACAGCGAAGTATCAAAAGCTATTGTGAAATTGAATGCCAAGCCTTTGAGACAGGATCTAGGCAAGGCAAAAATTTACTACGCGAGGTGA
- a CDS encoding molybdopterin-containing oxidoreductase family protein: MLETKLSRRGFIKASAATAALASAGTVGFNEWSREYAKAGANVDIKEIASTCNACSSKCGMIGHIKNGRLWKLTGHPDHPYSKGKLCARGHGYATVVYSKDRLTQPLKRVGKNEFEPISWDQAYKEIAEKLNKIIKEHGPQAVALTEDPRASGKFYSPRFIHALGSSNYYTHHVVCSNSRDAGFLHTVGETATSADISNAKYIMFIGRSYGDGIRPSSVQSLAAARDNGAKIVIVDPRLNNTGNLATEWMAIRPGTDLALVLAMSHVLIKENLHDLEFIKNYTVGFEEYAKALTKYTPQWAAGITGIPAEDITRIAIDMGKAKPKALIEQSWRGAFGCNYENSTETGRAVAMFNALLGNYQQKGGSIFGGKPSLGKLDKEKHPSPKEPEAPKAGKKEFPLAYEDNGVATIVAKEALEGKMKAAIYYHSNAALGYGNPKVMKEAFSKMDLVVAIDVQMSETAQLADYVLPEVTYIERDEVIEGLSGKMPGIALRQQMVEKVHPKTKPIHEIYTELAQACGIGEYFNFTLDELNEAMLAPTGVTYKQLREKGTIMFPAQEIMMGEMPKLKTPSGKVEFYSETYKEAGFKPIVEWVEPKVAPADDSFRLITGKQAIHSHTQTANIPILMQITKDYDLERIWINPVRAKALGIKDGDMVELKSSEAASKIRVKVTERIHPEAIFVPSHYGITSKDLKTGYGVGFGYMEHVPFDFEKWSGAGNIHEVIVKVRKVKG, encoded by the coding sequence ATGCTAGAAACAAAACTATCAAGGCGCGGATTCATTAAAGCTTCTGCCGCCACAGCTGCTCTTGCCTCTGCGGGCACTGTCGGTTTTAATGAATGGTCCAGGGAATATGCAAAAGCTGGTGCAAACGTTGATATCAAGGAGATTGCTAGTACATGTAATGCATGCTCAAGCAAATGTGGAATGATAGGACATATAAAGAATGGCCGTTTGTGGAAGCTTACAGGGCACCCTGATCATCCATATTCTAAAGGGAAGCTATGTGCGAGAGGGCATGGGTATGCGACGGTTGTATACTCTAAAGACAGACTGACACAGCCGTTGAAAAGAGTGGGGAAAAATGAATTCGAGCCAATTAGCTGGGACCAGGCATATAAAGAAATTGCCGAAAAATTAAACAAAATCATTAAAGAGCATGGTCCGCAGGCAGTGGCACTTACAGAAGACCCCAGGGCATCAGGAAAATTTTATTCTCCACGGTTTATACATGCTCTTGGATCGTCCAACTATTATACACACCATGTCGTTTGTTCGAATTCCAGAGATGCTGGCTTTCTTCATACAGTTGGTGAAACAGCAACCAGCGCGGACATAAGCAATGCAAAATACATCATGTTCATTGGCAGAAGCTATGGCGATGGAATACGTCCAAGTTCTGTCCAGTCTTTGGCTGCGGCCAGGGATAACGGTGCGAAGATTGTCATAGTTGATCCTCGATTAAATAACACGGGCAATCTTGCTACAGAATGGATGGCCATTCGTCCGGGAACAGACCTCGCCCTGGTGCTGGCAATGTCTCATGTTTTAATTAAGGAAAACCTGCACGATCTTGAATTTATTAAGAATTATACAGTTGGCTTTGAAGAATATGCTAAAGCTCTGACGAAGTACACTCCGCAATGGGCCGCGGGTATTACCGGGATTCCTGCAGAGGATATCACACGCATTGCCATCGATATGGGGAAAGCGAAACCGAAGGCATTGATTGAACAATCATGGAGAGGGGCGTTCGGATGTAATTATGAAAACAGTACCGAAACGGGCCGTGCCGTCGCGATGTTCAATGCTTTATTGGGAAATTACCAGCAAAAAGGCGGAAGTATTTTCGGTGGGAAGCCTTCACTTGGGAAATTGGATAAAGAGAAACATCCAAGTCCAAAAGAACCAGAAGCTCCAAAAGCGGGCAAAAAAGAATTCCCGCTGGCTTATGAAGACAACGGTGTAGCCACCATCGTAGCCAAAGAAGCTCTAGAAGGAAAAATGAAAGCAGCGATTTACTACCATTCAAATGCAGCGCTAGGCTACGGTAATCCTAAAGTGATGAAGGAAGCCTTTTCAAAAATGGATCTTGTCGTTGCGATCGATGTCCAAATGTCTGAAACGGCCCAGCTGGCGGACTATGTTCTTCCCGAAGTGACATACATTGAACGCGATGAAGTGATTGAAGGGCTGTCTGGGAAGATGCCAGGAATCGCCTTAAGGCAGCAAATGGTTGAAAAAGTACACCCGAAGACGAAGCCAATCCATGAAATCTATACAGAGTTAGCACAAGCTTGCGGCATCGGAGAATACTTCAATTTCACCCTTGATGAATTGAATGAGGCAATGCTGGCACCGACTGGCGTCACATATAAGCAGCTGAGAGAAAAAGGAACGATCATGTTTCCTGCACAGGAAATTATGATGGGTGAAATGCCAAAATTAAAAACACCGTCTGGAAAAGTTGAATTTTACAGTGAAACGTACAAAGAAGCTGGCTTTAAACCAATCGTGGAATGGGTTGAGCCAAAGGTTGCCCCTGCGGATGATTCATTCCGGCTGATCACAGGAAAACAGGCGATCCACAGCCATACTCAGACTGCAAATATACCAATTTTGATGCAGATTACGAAGGATTATGATTTAGAGAGAATCTGGATCAATCCTGTACGTGCGAAAGCTCTGGGAATCAAGGATGGCGATATGGTGGAATTGAAATCCAGTGAAGCCGCCAGCAAAATCCGCGTCAAGGTTACCGAAAGGATTCACCCAGAAGCAATTTTTGTTCCAAGCCATTATGGAATAACATCCAAGGATTTGAAGACAGGATACGGTGTCGGCTTTGGATACATGGAGCATGTGCCGTTCGATTTTGAGAAATGGAGCGGAGCAGGAAATATCCACGAAGTAATCGTGAAGGTTAGGAAGGTGAAGGGCTGA
- the nrfD gene encoding NrfD/PsrC family molybdoenzyme membrane anchor subunit, producing the protein MVWGTIIAAYLFLAGLSAGAFLTSSYSARKYPDAVALRIVGRLISPILMGIGLLLLIVDAEAGLKDPLRFIYLFTNFNSVMTIGTYFISFFMMASAYIALMELLKKDINKIIEYVGIVFAVATAIYTGFLIGVIGAVPLWNTAILPILFVVSALSTGIAGTMLGAAVVDKKVIHHVTSIKKTHLTLLVAEVFLIFTMFLITSSTNESASQSVSMLLSGEYSALFWIGLIAAGLVVPIIIEGMELFNFKKLNSGRAGLEIASGGTYGIAATVLTESAVLTGGFILRYLLLAAAVPVIFL; encoded by the coding sequence ATGGTTTGGGGAACAATTATCGCAGCCTATTTATTCCTGGCTGGACTGAGCGCCGGGGCGTTTTTAACTTCTTCCTATTCGGCGAGGAAATATCCTGATGCAGTTGCCCTACGCATTGTCGGCAGGCTGATCAGCCCGATTCTTATGGGAATAGGTCTTTTGCTTCTCATTGTAGATGCCGAAGCAGGTCTGAAGGATCCATTACGCTTCATCTATTTATTTACCAATTTTAATTCAGTCATGACAATCGGCACGTATTTCATCAGCTTTTTCATGATGGCTTCAGCTTATATAGCCTTAATGGAGCTGCTGAAAAAAGATATAAACAAAATCATTGAATATGTCGGCATCGTATTTGCTGTAGCAACTGCCATTTACACAGGATTCCTAATCGGTGTCATCGGTGCCGTTCCACTTTGGAACACAGCCATCTTGCCAATCCTGTTCGTTGTCTCTGCACTTTCAACAGGGATTGCCGGCACAATGCTTGGCGCAGCTGTGGTTGACAAAAAAGTCATCCATCATGTGACGTCCATTAAAAAAACCCACTTAACCTTGCTGGTTGCTGAAGTATTCCTGATATTCACGATGTTCTTGATTACATCTTCAACCAATGAATCGGCCTCACAATCGGTATCCATGCTCTTATCAGGAGAATACAGTGCTCTCTTCTGGATTGGACTGATTGCAGCAGGACTCGTCGTTCCAATTATCATCGAAGGGATGGAGCTATTCAATTTTAAGAAGCTTAATTCTGGCCGAGCTGGATTGGAGATTGCTTCAGGAGGAACATACGGTATCGCAGCAACTGTTTTGACAGAAAGTGCTGTCCTCACAGGGGGATTCATCCTTCGCTATCTCTTGTTGGCTGCAGCAGTTCCGGTGATATTTTTATAA